A stretch of Pseudolysobacter antarcticus DNA encodes these proteins:
- a CDS encoding DUF1244 domain-containing protein yields the protein MNTTELEAAAFRRLVQHLNTRTDVQNIDLMILADFCRNCLADWYRDAAMVQGIELSKDAAREKIYGMPFSEWKAKYQREATPEQLSAYAERQKKHD from the coding sequence ATGAATACGACCGAACTCGAAGCCGCTGCATTTCGCCGATTGGTGCAACATCTGAATACACGCACCGACGTGCAGAACATCGACCTGATGATACTTGCCGATTTCTGCCGCAATTGTCTGGCCGACTGGTATCGCGACGCTGCGATGGTGCAAGGTATTGAATTGAGCAAGGACGCCGCGCGCGAAAAAATCTACGGCATGCCGTTTTCCGAATGGAAAGCCAAGTACCAGCGCGAGGCAACACCGGAGCAATTATCCGCGTACGCGGAACGCCAGAAAAAACACGATTGA